In a single window of the Anaerotruncus rubiinfantis genome:
- a CDS encoding ABC transporter permease, which translates to MRRIFFRNLAAATGTVLTLLVILFMAFGPFIAQYDPITVNTAERLQPPSSTHWFGTDEMGRDIFARVATGSRYTIGAAVLIIGIATLLGLCFGGLCGYYGGWADEILMRVCDIFMAFPQLLLGMLITFSLGPGLRSAIIALIISWWPTYIRLVRGMVISIRENLYVEAAVAAGAPSRYIVSRCILPQTIPMLISRITIDLGYAMVACSGLSFIGLGAQNPLPEWGAMISASRSYVFDAWWYGMFPGLAIFVTVLGLSLLGDAMQDAFDPQLRGTYIPHKWKKKKAQATAA; encoded by the coding sequence ATGAGAAGGATCTTTTTCCGAAATCTGGCCGCGGCTACCGGTACGGTGCTCACCCTGCTGGTGATCCTGTTCATGGCGTTCGGCCCGTTCATTGCGCAATATGACCCCATCACAGTCAACACCGCGGAGCGGCTGCAGCCGCCGAGTTCGACCCACTGGTTCGGCACCGACGAGATGGGGCGGGATATCTTCGCCCGCGTCGCCACCGGTTCCCGCTACACGATTGGCGCGGCGGTGCTGATCATCGGCATCGCCACGCTGCTGGGGCTCTGTTTCGGCGGGCTTTGCGGCTATTATGGCGGCTGGGCGGACGAAATCCTCATGCGTGTCTGTGATATCTTCATGGCCTTCCCCCAGCTGCTGCTCGGCATGCTCATCACCTTTTCACTCGGGCCGGGCCTGCGTTCAGCGATCATCGCGCTGATTATCTCCTGGTGGCCGACCTACATCCGTCTGGTGCGCGGCATGGTGATCTCGATCCGCGAGAATCTTTATGTGGAAGCCGCGGTCGCGGCGGGCGCGCCTTCGCGCTACATCGTTTCCCGCTGTATCCTGCCGCAGACCATCCCGATGCTCATCTCCCGCATCACAATTGACCTCGGGTATGCGATGGTCGCCTGCTCAGGGCTTTCGTTCATCGGGCTCGGCGCGCAGAACCCCCTGCCGGAATGGGGCGCGATGATCTCCGCCAGCCGTTCCTATGTCTTTGACGCATGGTGGTACGGGATGTTTCCGGGTCTTGCGATCTTTGTGACAGTATTGGGGCTGAGTCTTCTCGGCGACGCGATGCAGGACGCTTTTGACCCGCAGCTGCGCGGCACCTACATTCCTCACAAATGGAAAAAGAAAAAAGCGCAGGCCACCGCCGCCTGA
- a CDS encoding hydantoinase B/oxoprolinase family protein, translating to MRANEKVNPVVVEIIRNALNSAAQEMNASLFRSAYSPVIYEMKDCSVGIFTKDAELMGQSAGLPIFLGNLGICIEIVTKQIGLEAYNPGDVFIMNDSYLQGAHLSDITIIAPMFHQDELVGFSATRAAMSDVGNKNAMGSNDCTEIYEEGVRIPPIRIVEKGVLREDLLELLALNSRFHHLYKGDIMAQIAACNTGEKRFCEILDRFGLETVEAAVQEIFRQAETLDRQAVAALPDGVYHAEGCLDNDGVVDTPVPVCVTVKIEGDRMTIDLTGSSPRRKGSTNCGAAQAISACRVAYKELINSESSVCGGNFRNLDVVLPPQSIFTAEEPTACSWYFSPLGLLIDLVMRALAPVMPDKVAAAHYGDSMVMTLTGIDPKTGKLFGSVEATAGGWGAFDGDDGESCLINVVNGDFKNLPIEFIEHKYPYRLLRYEIREDSEGAGKYRGGFGVRRDYLTEADESYIRMWFERSKTPAWGLFGGKDAAPPLLTLNPGTDHEEKYRKINRKLLPKGTVIRAETGGGGGYGDPAVRDPEMVRADVESGYITPQRAKEVYGVTL from the coding sequence ATGCGAGCGAACGAAAAAGTCAACCCGGTGGTTGTGGAAATCATCCGCAACGCCCTCAATTCTGCTGCGCAGGAGATGAACGCCAGCCTTTTCCGCAGCGCCTACAGCCCGGTCATCTACGAGATGAAGGACTGCAGCGTCGGCATCTTCACCAAGGACGCCGAGCTGATGGGCCAGTCGGCGGGCCTTCCGATCTTTCTCGGGAACCTGGGCATCTGCATCGAGATTGTCACCAAGCAGATCGGCCTTGAAGCCTACAATCCGGGCGACGTGTTCATCATGAACGACTCCTATCTGCAGGGCGCGCACCTCTCGGACATCACGATCATCGCGCCGATGTTCCACCAGGATGAACTGGTCGGCTTCTCCGCGACCCGCGCCGCCATGTCCGATGTGGGCAACAAAAACGCCATGGGCAGCAACGACTGCACCGAAATCTATGAGGAAGGGGTGCGCATCCCGCCCATCCGCATTGTGGAGAAGGGCGTGCTGCGCGAGGACCTGCTCGAGCTCTTAGCGCTGAACAGCCGCTTCCACCACCTCTACAAAGGCGACATCATGGCGCAGATCGCCGCCTGCAACACCGGCGAAAAGCGTTTCTGCGAGATTCTCGACCGGTTCGGGCTCGAAACGGTCGAAGCCGCGGTGCAGGAGATCTTCCGCCAGGCTGAGACGCTCGACCGCCAGGCGGTCGCGGCGCTGCCGGACGGCGTCTATCACGCCGAAGGCTGCCTTGACAACGACGGCGTGGTCGACACGCCGGTCCCGGTCTGCGTGACCGTCAAGATCGAAGGCGACCGCATGACCATCGACCTGACCGGCTCCTCCCCGCGCCGCAAGGGCTCGACCAACTGCGGCGCAGCGCAGGCGATTTCCGCCTGCCGCGTGGCCTACAAGGAGCTCATCAATTCCGAAAGCAGCGTCTGCGGCGGCAACTTCCGCAATCTGGACGTGGTCCTGCCGCCTCAATCGATCTTCACCGCCGAGGAGCCGACCGCCTGTTCGTGGTACTTCTCCCCGCTCGGCCTGCTCATCGACCTGGTGATGAGGGCGCTCGCGCCGGTCATGCCCGATAAGGTTGCCGCCGCGCACTACGGGGACTCGATGGTCATGACCCTCACCGGCATCGACCCCAAGACCGGCAAGCTCTTCGGCAGCGTCGAAGCGACGGCCGGCGGCTGGGGCGCGTTCGACGGGGACGACGGCGAAAGCTGCCTCATCAACGTCGTGAACGGCGACTTCAAGAATCTGCCGATCGAATTCATCGAGCACAAGTACCCCTACCGCCTGCTGCGCTACGAGATCCGGGAGGATTCGGAGGGCGCGGGCAAATACCGCGGCGGCTTCGGCGTGCGGCGCGACTACCTGACCGAAGCGGACGAGAGCTACATCCGCATGTGGTTCGAGCGTTCGAAAACCCCGGCCTGGGGCCTCTTTGGCGGCAAGGATGCGGCCCCGCCGCTGCTCACCCTCAACCCCGGCACCGACCATGAGGAGAAGTACCGCAAAATTAACCGCAAGCTGCTCCCGAAGGGCACGGTCATCCGCGCCGAAACCGGCGGCGGGGGCGGATATGGCGACCCGGCCGTACGCGACCCCGAAATGGTCCGCGCCGACGTGGAAAGCGGCTACATCACCCCGCAGCGCGCGAAAGAGGTCTATGGCGTCACCCTGTAA
- a CDS encoding M24 family metallopeptidase, whose protein sequence is MAAAGYSRYFTHRLGHGIGLDSHEEPFLVAGNNTPLEVGNVFSDEPGIYLPGEFGVRIEDLVCVTEDGCRTFNHFPKELISVV, encoded by the coding sequence ATCGCGGCTGCCGGCTACAGTCGGTATTTTACCCACCGGCTTGGCCATGGCATCGGGCTCGATTCCCACGAGGAGCCGTTCTTAGTGGCCGGGAACAATACGCCGCTTGAGGTGGGCAACGTTTTCAGCGACGAACCGGGCATCTACCTGCCCGGGGAATTCGGCGTGCGGATTGAAGATCTCGTCTGCGTCACCGAGGACGGCTGCCGGACCTTCAACCATTTTCCCAAAGAGCTGATCTCAGTTGTCTGA
- a CDS encoding ABC transporter permease yields the protein MVKYLLRRIVMMLVVLIGITFIVFFVTNLLPANPARVAAGPSASNEEVAMIAEKMGLNKPLPIRYLIYLGDLLHLDMGKSILSKQPVLKEVSARIAATLELTLAATTVYIIVSLSLGIYCARHPGWIDSLTRMFCVGSSAIPPYWLALLLQLVFYYYLGLLPSGGRLPANLSPPEAVTGLYILDSILAGNWETLKHALIHLVLPTVSLALGNIGLTTRVVRTQVTQEMSQDYVRTAKAKGLTDKVAVRRHAVKNAMNPIVTTIGIQTGYMMVGTIMIETIFRWPGLGSYAITSIQNLDFPAITGIAIVMALSFSVINLLVDLIYMLLNPRVRLT from the coding sequence ATGGTGAAATATCTGCTGCGGCGTATTGTCATGATGCTCGTGGTGCTCATTGGGATCACTTTTATCGTATTTTTCGTCACCAACCTTCTGCCCGCAAACCCCGCTCGTGTGGCGGCGGGGCCTTCCGCGAGCAACGAGGAGGTCGCGATGATTGCGGAAAAGATGGGGCTCAACAAGCCCCTCCCGATCCGCTACCTCATCTATCTCGGGGATCTGCTGCATTTGGATATGGGCAAATCGATCCTGTCGAAGCAGCCGGTTCTCAAGGAGGTCTCCGCCCGCATCGCCGCGACGCTCGAGCTGACGTTGGCGGCAACCACAGTCTATATCATCGTCTCGCTTTCGCTCGGCATCTACTGCGCGCGCCATCCCGGTTGGATCGACAGCCTGACCCGCATGTTCTGCGTGGGCAGCTCCGCCATCCCGCCTTACTGGCTCGCGCTGCTCTTACAGCTCGTTTTTTATTATTATCTGGGGCTCCTGCCTTCCGGCGGGCGGCTTCCCGCGAACCTTTCCCCGCCGGAAGCGGTCACCGGGCTCTATATCCTGGACAGCATCCTTGCGGGCAACTGGGAAACGCTGAAACATGCGCTGATCCATCTGGTGCTCCCAACCGTCAGCCTGGCACTTGGCAACATCGGCCTCACAACACGCGTGGTGCGCACCCAGGTCACCCAGGAGATGAGCCAGGACTATGTCCGCACCGCCAAGGCCAAGGGTCTCACCGATAAAGTGGCGGTTCGACGGCACGCAGTTAAAAATGCGATGAACCCGATCGTCACGACGATCGGCATCCAGACCGGTTACATGATGGTCGGCACCATCATGATCGAGACAATTTTCCGCTGGCCGGGGCTCGGTTCCTATGCGATCACTTCGATCCAGAACCTCGATTTCCCCGCCATCACCGGCATCGCCATCGTCATGGCGCTGAGTTTCTCGGTCATCAACCTGCTGGTCGACCTGATCTACATGCTGCTGAATCCGAGAGTGAGGTTGACATGA
- a CDS encoding M24 family metallopeptidase codes for MELYENRLIRARERMSGCGVNALLLPPSTDLFYFTGYQGVATDRPVLFLLTQEESLLLLPSFEAAAAEKTLEAPVRLLPWEETGDPFVIAAQMLPYGTVAVGARMFSRWLLTLQGLLPDCRWVPGDLVTAALRRKKDVHELSRIETAQRMAEAALEQLLKEPFEGKTERQLAGRLNELRREVGLTQFGDPLIASGENCADPHHRTGTRVIQKGDSVMLDFGGCYQGYRADMTRTFFVGPPTEKQRAVYEIVLAAHHAAAAAIRPGVTGETVDAAGRAVIAAAGYSRYFTHRLGHGIGLDSHEEPFLVAGNNTPLEVGNVFSDEPGIYLPGEFGVRIEDLVCXRHPAGRHRRNGRRGGPGGHRGCRLQSVFYPPAWPWHRARFPRGAVLSGREQYAA; via the coding sequence ATGGAACTTTACGAAAACCGGCTCATACGGGCGCGGGAGCGGATGTCTGGCTGCGGTGTGAACGCGCTGCTGCTGCCGCCGTCGACCGACCTCTTCTATTTCACCGGCTACCAGGGCGTGGCCACCGACCGGCCGGTCCTTTTTCTGCTCACGCAGGAGGAGTCGCTCCTGCTGCTGCCTTCGTTTGAGGCCGCAGCGGCTGAAAAGACGCTCGAAGCGCCGGTGCGGCTTCTGCCCTGGGAGGAGACCGGGGACCCCTTCGTCATAGCCGCGCAGATGCTCCCGTACGGCACTGTAGCGGTCGGCGCGCGGATGTTCAGCCGCTGGCTGCTCACGCTGCAGGGGCTTTTGCCGGATTGCCGCTGGGTTCCGGGCGATTTGGTCACCGCCGCTTTGCGGCGGAAAAAGGATGTTCATGAGCTTTCCCGCATCGAGACGGCGCAGCGGATGGCGGAGGCGGCGCTCGAACAGCTTCTGAAAGAGCCGTTCGAAGGCAAAACCGAGCGCCAGCTCGCCGGCCGGCTGAACGAACTGCGCCGGGAGGTCGGGCTCACCCAGTTTGGGGACCCGCTCATCGCTTCGGGCGAAAACTGCGCGGACCCGCACCACCGCACCGGAACCCGCGTCATCCAGAAGGGCGATTCGGTCATGCTCGATTTCGGCGGCTGCTATCAGGGCTACCGCGCGGACATGACCCGCACTTTCTTTGTCGGCCCGCCGACCGAAAAGCAGCGTGCCGTTTACGAGATTGTTCTGGCCGCGCACCACGCCGCTGCCGCCGCCATCCGGCCGGGCGTCACCGGCGAAACGGTCGACGCGGCGGGCCGGGCGGTCATCGCGGCTGCCGGCTACAGTCGGTATTTTACCCACCGGCTTGGCCATGGCATCGGGCTCGATTCCCACGAGGAGCCGTTCTTAGTGGCCGGGAACAATACGCCGCTTGAGGTGGGCAACGTTTTCAGCGACGAACCGGGCATCTACCTGCCCGGGGAATTCGGCGTGCGGATTGAAGATCTCGTCTGCNGCCGCCATCCGGCCGGGCGTCACCGGCGAAACGGTCGACGCGGCGGGCCGGGCGGTCATCGCGGCTGCCGGCTACAGTCGGTATTTTACCCACCGGCTTGGCCATGGCATCGGGCTCGATTCCCACGAGGAGCCGTTCTTAGTGGCCGGGAACAATACGCCGCTTGA
- a CDS encoding ABC transporter ATP-binding protein, giving the protein MGKHLLEIHNLRTCFHTERGLLPAVDGVSLHIDEGEILGLVGESGCGKSITSMSILQLVPKPAGEIMGGEILFEGTDLLKLGPKEICRVRGNQISMIFQEPMTSLNPTMTCGRQITEALHLHEKRSKKEAMARAVELLRLAGIPNPEQRVKEYPHQLSGGMRQRVMIALALACSPKLLIADEPTTALDVTIQAQILDLIKQIRDEFGMSILLITHELGIVAETADRVIVMYAGKIVEEAKVRPFFAKPLHPYTADLLCSIPRLDERQERLHVIEGSVPNLIDKPEGCRYHTRCHEACDRCRRQEPPLFKVEGERHVACWKYADIAEKEAQQHGEF; this is encoded by the coding sequence TTGGGCAAACATCTGCTTGAAATCCACAACCTGCGCACCTGTTTTCACACCGAACGCGGCCTGCTGCCCGCGGTGGATGGAGTATCGCTGCACATCGATGAAGGAGAAATCCTGGGCCTTGTAGGGGAATCGGGCTGCGGCAAAAGCATCACCTCGATGTCGATTCTGCAGCTCGTCCCGAAACCAGCCGGAGAGATCATGGGCGGGGAAATTCTTTTTGAAGGCACGGATCTTTTAAAGCTGGGCCCAAAGGAGATCTGCCGGGTTCGCGGCAACCAGATCTCGATGATCTTCCAGGAGCCGATGACCTCCCTGAACCCCACCATGACCTGCGGCCGGCAGATCACCGAAGCGCTGCATCTGCATGAGAAACGCAGCAAAAAAGAAGCGATGGCACGCGCGGTGGAGCTTCTGCGGCTGGCGGGCATCCCGAACCCGGAACAGCGGGTCAAGGAGTATCCCCACCAACTGTCGGGCGGCATGCGCCAGCGGGTGATGATCGCGCTCGCGCTCGCCTGCAGCCCGAAGCTGCTCATTGCGGACGAACCGACCACCGCGCTTGACGTGACCATCCAGGCGCAGATCCTCGACCTCATCAAGCAGATCCGGGATGAATTTGGCATGTCTATCCTGCTCATCACCCATGAGCTTGGGATCGTGGCCGAAACCGCCGACCGGGTGATCGTCATGTACGCCGGAAAGATCGTGGAGGAGGCCAAGGTGCGGCCGTTTTTCGCAAAGCCGCTGCATCCTTACACCGCCGACCTGCTGTGTTCGATCCCGCGCCTGGACGAACGGCAGGAGCGCCTGCACGTCATCGAGGGCAGTGTCCCGAATCTGATCGACAAGCCGGAGGGCTGCCGTTACCACACCCGCTGCCACGAAGCCTGCGACCGCTGCCGCAGACAGGAGCCTCCGCTTTTCAAGGTGGAAGGCGAACGGCATGTGGCCTGTTGGAAATACGCGGACATCGCCGAAAAGGAGGCGCAGCAGCATGGCGAATTCTGA
- a CDS encoding ABC transporter ATP-binding protein, which yields MANSEQNPSGAPVLLEARELVKHFPVKTSALFAPKRYVKAVDGVTFTVHENETLGLVGESGCGKTTLGKMLLRLIEPTAGQVLFEGEDVLRTSSQQLRKMRRRMQIIYQDPFSSLNPRMNVGDIIGEPLYVQDSINGQEKLQRVYELLDVVGLPRASVKKYPHEFSGGQRQRIGIARALILRPKLIVCDEAVSALDVATQSQIINLLEDLQKQFGQAYVFIAHGLSVVKHISDRVAVMYLGKIVELAKSDTLYAHPLHPYTQALFSAAPIPDPTVEKQRILLEGDVPSPMNPPSGCRFHTRCRMAMPLCSESEPPFCEVRPGHFAACHLLSGKTANGPSKEG from the coding sequence ATGGCGAATTCTGAGCAGAACCCGTCCGGCGCGCCCGTCCTTCTGGAGGCCAGAGAGCTAGTGAAACATTTTCCGGTCAAGACAAGCGCCCTTTTCGCTCCAAAACGGTATGTCAAGGCGGTGGACGGGGTTACGTTCACGGTGCATGAAAATGAAACGCTCGGTCTGGTGGGCGAATCCGGCTGCGGCAAGACGACGCTCGGCAAGATGCTGCTGCGTCTCATCGAGCCGACCGCCGGACAGGTACTCTTTGAAGGCGAGGACGTTTTGCGCACAAGCAGCCAGCAGCTGCGCAAAATGCGCCGCCGGATGCAAATCATCTATCAGGACCCCTTCTCCTCGCTCAATCCGCGCATGAACGTCGGGGATATCATCGGTGAGCCGCTCTATGTGCAGGACAGCATCAACGGCCAGGAGAAGCTCCAGCGCGTCTATGAGCTGCTCGACGTGGTCGGGCTGCCGCGCGCGAGCGTCAAAAAGTATCCGCATGAATTTTCCGGCGGACAGCGCCAGCGCATCGGCATCGCCCGGGCGCTCATCCTGCGCCCGAAGCTGATTGTCTGCGACGAGGCGGTTTCTGCGCTCGACGTGGCCACCCAGTCGCAGATCATCAACCTGCTTGAGGATCTGCAAAAGCAGTTCGGGCAGGCATATGTCTTTATCGCGCACGGTCTGTCGGTCGTCAAGCATATCTCCGACCGGGTTGCCGTGATGTATCTTGGAAAGATCGTCGAACTTGCAAAAAGCGACACGCTCTATGCGCATCCGTTGCATCCCTACACCCAGGCACTGTTCTCCGCCGCGCCGATCCCCGATCCCACGGTGGAAAAGCAGCGCATCCTCCTGGAAGGAGATGTCCCCAGCCCGATGAATCCTCCCTCCGGGTGCCGGTTCCACACCCGCTGCCGGATGGCAATGCCCCTCTGCAGCGAATCGGAACCCCCGTTTTGCGAGGTGCGGCCCGGTCATTTCGCCGCCTGCCATCTCCTGAGCGGCAAAACAGCAAACGGCCCATCCAAAGAAGGGTGA
- a CDS encoding ABC transporter substrate-binding protein → MKKRNQRILAVILCLALALSALAGCGTYNQDVRPQSSAPAADQPAASGDAGSAPAEPETTLKSEPAGQRTITYAVFNEPSTIDPASGSTGEILKVVRSCYEPLAKEKLGTVEIEPGLAESWETSDDQKTWTFHLREGVKFHDGTDFTADDVKATIERVKTVGLGGASLVSDIDTVEAVDPMTVKITLNTPNVYFLYRLAKVPIVSADAIAAHEKDGDQAGEWLARNTAGTGPFQLSESDWVSGEYLQMKRFPDYWGGFAENKFDFARLIFTNDATVQMQMLERGEIDKHGAQIIDAVDRLEANPNLEVLTGPGLETHIITLNCQKYPLDNRDFRTALSYALDYTAIQRDIFGGYSETPRGFLPRSFEGFNEAIPEQEYNMDKAKEYLEKSGVDPASVTLSIHLNKGRDPAKSTALLLQDSLRQLGIKLEILDVQWAALAEEFTSAETAPHMSILEMGAFTGDPIYFLETCFHSKNIGAPYNWSFYKNEEFDKLLDEAKTISDADKRTELMAKAQQILVDDAPAIYYACPSKLEVISKRVGDYVLHPLDYYNFINFYAVSYAGG, encoded by the coding sequence ATGAAAAAGCGAAATCAGCGAATCCTGGCAGTCATTCTCTGCCTGGCTCTTGCCCTTTCGGCGCTGGCCGGATGCGGCACCTACAACCAGGATGTCCGTCCGCAGTCTTCCGCGCCCGCCGCGGACCAGCCGGCCGCTTCGGGCGACGCCGGCAGCGCTCCCGCCGAGCCGGAGACCACGCTCAAATCCGAGCCGGCCGGCCAGCGCACCATCACCTACGCGGTCTTTAACGAGCCGAGCACCATCGACCCGGCGAGCGGTTCGACCGGCGAGATTCTGAAGGTCGTGCGCAGCTGTTACGAGCCGCTCGCCAAGGAGAAGCTCGGCACCGTCGAGATCGAACCCGGCCTCGCGGAGAGCTGGGAGACCTCCGACGACCAGAAGACCTGGACTTTCCATCTGCGGGAAGGCGTCAAATTCCACGACGGCACCGACTTCACCGCCGACGATGTAAAGGCCACCATCGAGCGGGTCAAGACCGTGGGACTGGGCGGCGCAAGCCTGGTTTCGGACATCGACACGGTCGAAGCGGTCGATCCCATGACCGTCAAGATCACCCTGAACACCCCGAACGTCTATTTCCTCTACCGGCTGGCGAAGGTGCCCATCGTCTCCGCCGACGCGATTGCGGCGCATGAAAAGGACGGCGACCAGGCTGGCGAGTGGCTCGCGCGCAATACCGCGGGCACCGGCCCCTTCCAGCTTTCGGAATCCGACTGGGTTTCGGGTGAATATCTGCAGATGAAACGCTTCCCTGACTACTGGGGCGGCTTCGCGGAGAATAAATTTGACTTTGCCCGTCTCATTTTCACCAACGACGCAACCGTTCAGATGCAGATGCTCGAACGCGGCGAAATCGACAAACACGGCGCCCAGATCATCGACGCGGTCGATCGTCTGGAAGCCAACCCAAACCTCGAAGTGCTCACCGGTCCCGGCCTCGAAACCCACATCATCACCCTCAACTGCCAAAAATACCCGCTTGATAACCGGGATTTCCGCACCGCGCTCTCCTACGCGCTCGACTATACGGCGATCCAGCGGGACATCTTCGGCGGTTACAGCGAAACCCCGCGCGGGTTCCTTCCGCGCAGCTTTGAAGGCTTCAACGAAGCGATTCCCGAGCAGGAATACAACATGGACAAAGCGAAGGAATACCTCGAGAAATCCGGCGTCGACCCGGCGTCGGTCACCCTTTCGATCCATCTGAACAAGGGCCGCGACCCGGCCAAATCGACCGCTTTGCTGCTGCAGGATTCGCTCAGGCAGCTCGGTATCAAGCTCGAAATCCTCGATGTTCAGTGGGCCGCGCTCGCGGAGGAATTCACTTCCGCCGAAACCGCGCCGCACATGAGTATCCTCGAGATGGGAGCCTTCACCGGCGACCCGATCTACTTTTTGGAGACCTGCTTCCACAGCAAGAATATCGGCGCCCCGTATAACTGGTCGTTCTATAAAAACGAGGAGTTCGACAAGCTTCTGGACGAAGCAAAGACCATCTCGGACGCGGATAAGCGCACCGAACTGATGGCCAAAGCACAGCAGATTCTGGTGGACGACGCCCCGGCAATCTATTACGCCTGCCCGTCCAAGCTCGAAGTCATCTCCAAACGGGTTGGGGACTATGTCCTGCATCCGCTTGATTACTATAACTTCATCAACTTTTACGCGGTTTCCTATGCTGGCGGCTGA
- a CDS encoding uroporphyrinogen decarboxylase family protein: MNRKERVAAILAGKPADRVPMGFWLHFPSEAFHGDAAVEAHMKFFAESRTDICKVMNENLCPCGHDISSAGDWKKVRPYRRNSSFIQDQADIVKRITDRIAGDAPVVVTIHGIFASASHTLLGVPKYDTIGRYAQIYHLRTDPDSVLSAYRAIAETLTNLCEACLDAGADGIYFAALGGERDGLTDEEHAKYLAPLEIGILNETRAKSAMHFLHMCKPHVDPRRFVDYPCDVYNWGVLESGTSLAEGYDIFPGKVMMGGLDDRSPALLSGSYEEIEAEVHAILQSVDHRRFILASDCTLPADLPYDRVAMLERACESYQPVMAAV; the protein is encoded by the coding sequence ATGAATCGAAAAGAACGCGTGGCCGCGATTCTCGCGGGCAAACCCGCCGACCGCGTGCCGATGGGGTTTTGGCTGCATTTTCCCAGCGAAGCTTTCCACGGGGATGCAGCGGTCGAAGCCCATATGAAATTCTTCGCCGAAAGCAGGACCGACATCTGCAAGGTGATGAACGAAAACCTCTGCCCCTGCGGACACGATATCTCCAGCGCAGGCGATTGGAAAAAAGTTCGTCCCTACAGGCGGAATTCCTCCTTCATTCAGGATCAGGCGGACATCGTCAAACGGATCACCGACCGTATCGCGGGCGACGCGCCGGTCGTGGTCACCATTCATGGGATATTTGCATCTGCTTCGCACACCCTGCTCGGTGTTCCGAAATATGACACGATCGGCCGCTACGCGCAGATCTACCACCTGCGCACGGACCCTGACAGCGTTTTGAGCGCCTACCGCGCGATTGCCGAAACATTGACCAATCTCTGCGAGGCCTGTCTCGACGCGGGCGCGGACGGGATCTATTTCGCGGCGCTCGGCGGCGAACGGGACGGACTGACCGACGAGGAACATGCAAAGTATCTCGCGCCGCTTGAAATCGGCATTCTCAATGAAACCCGCGCCAAGTCGGCGATGCATTTTTTGCATATGTGCAAGCCCCATGTCGATCCGCGGCGGTTTGTGGACTATCCCTGCGATGTCTATAACTGGGGCGTGCTGGAAAGCGGCACCTCTCTCGCGGAAGGCTATGACATCTTCCCCGGCAAGGTGATGATGGGCGGACTTGATGACCGCAGCCCGGCGCTGCTGAGCGGATCGTATGAAGAAATTGAAGCGGAGGTTCACGCCATCCTCCAGAGCGTTGATCACCGGCGTTTCATCCTGGCAAGCGACTGCACCCTTCCAGCAGACCTGCCTTATGATCGCGTCGCGATGCTTGAACGCGCCTGCGAAAGTTATCAGCCGGTCATGGCGGCCGTCTGA